In Aspergillus luchuensis IFO 4308 DNA, chromosome 1, nearly complete sequence, the following are encoded in one genomic region:
- a CDS encoding uncharacterized protein (COG:T;~EggNog:ENOG410PI12;~InterPro:IPR011992,IPR002048,IPR018247;~PFAM:PF00036,PF13499,PF13405,PF13202,PF13833;~go_function: GO:0005509 - calcium ion binding [Evidence IEA]), translating into MAYNQSYNPDALPAHAEPEQVAQMLGAMQSSNSHHQKHSRPSPHPPSSGVPPRVPVSSAGNPHPQRYGAPPSQRPPMEAPHGGRSPANVPPASQQQRPHPLHPSPPPQNYGFGPPPSQPVRNRPPPASRPPNSPNHGALAVPDDDPQQLFPLFRAANTSHSGTLTEMELGSALVNGDFTSFHPKTVKMMIRMFDRNNSGTISFDEFVALWRYLAAWRELFDRFDQDRSGRISLYEFENALVAFGYRLSQPFVMVLFRTFENKGRQMNTGPPYGPAKQGMSFDLFVQACISLRRMTDVFKRYDDDRDGYITVSFEEFLTEILQLQDG; encoded by the exons ATGGCATACAACCAGTCCTACAACCCCGATGCGCTGCCAGC GCATGCAGAGCCGGAACAG GTAGCGCAAATGCTTGGTGCCATGCAATCCAGCAACTCGCACCACCAGAAGCATTCTCGCCcgtctcctcaccctccctccaGCGGCGTCCCACCTCGAGTCCCCGTTTCTAGTGCCGgcaatccccatccccagcgcTACGGCGCACCACCGAGTCAGCGTCCTCCCATGGAGGCCCCGCATGGTGGACGGTCGCCGGCAAACGTTCCTCCAGCGAGTCAACAACAACGCCCTCACCCACTacacccttctcctcctccgcagaACTACGGCTTCGGGCCGCCTCCTAGCCAGCCAGTGCGCAATCGTCCGCCGCCCGCGTCGCGTCCGCCCAACTCGCCGAACCATGGCGCGCTGGCAGTTCCCGACGACGACCCGCAACAGCTATTCCCCCTTTTCCGCGCTGCGAACACATCTCATTCGGGTACACTCACAGAGATGGAGCTGGGCTCTGCTCTAGTGAACGGAGACTTCACATCGTTTCACCCCAAGACCGTTAAGATGATGATCCGCATGTTTGATCGGAACAACAGCGGGACGATCTCATTCGACGAGTTTGTGGCACTGTGGCGCTACCTTGCAGCGTGGCGGGAGCTGTTCGATCGGTTCGATCAAGACCGCAGCGGGCGCATTAGCCTGTACGAGTTCGAGAATGCACTGGTGGCCTTCGGGTACCGGCTGAGCCAGCCATTTGTGATGGTGCTGTTCCGGACGTTCGAGAACAAAGGGCGGCAGATGAATACTGGTCCTCCGTATGGGCCGGCGAAACAGGGCATGAGCTTCGATTTGTTCGTGCAGGCGTGCATTAGTCTGCGGCGCATGACGGACGTCTTTAAGcggtatgatgatgatcgcgACGGCTATATTACGGTGAGCTTCGAGGAATTCTTGACTG AAATCCTCCAGCTTCAGGATGGATAG